Part of the Imperialibacter roseus genome, GAAAGCGCATGCAAAAATTCAACATTTTGAAAACGAGCCATTTGATACATTCTCCAATCGTCCCCTTCTTTTGCTTTTGGATAAAGGATGTTGAATTTGAAGGTGCACGCACTGTTATGGGCAATTTCGATGATGTCCACCAACAAGTCGATATTTCTCAGCCAGTTTCCTACAAACAGGCACTGAAATTGATTTTGCTGCTTCGGGGCATTCTCGTCCGGACAAAAGAAATCGACGTCGACTCCGTGAGGAATAAATACTACCGGCTTTGTCAACTCACTCTCAAGGTATTGCCGATCATGCTCGGTGAGCACGATGATACCGTCGAGGGTGTTCAACAACTTCAGATGACCCTTAACCTTCCACCAGCTAGCTGGTTGGTGAACCGTGCCAATTACCTTTATTCTCTTCAGGAGCAGTTTTCTCACCCTGCTGGAGCTCAGGAGGGCGTAGTTTTCCTCGGTGTAAAGTATGTGGATAACATGCACTTTGTTAATTCTTGCCAAAAAAATGGCTTTCAATTCGGCAAGGAATCCTCCTACGATAGCATACTGAGGTGCTCTTGAACGCATTGACCTACTAAGTCCAAAAAGTCGTTTAACGGTTGGTTTTAGCAAGTTTTGAGCAAAAGCAAAGTACTTTGGTCGCCACACGCTGATCAGCTGAATATTTTCCAAGCCATTCAAATGGTTAAACAACTTATCGTAACCACTATGAGCCCCCATATGTGAATACGAGCCCCTGATAACCACTGCCTTCATCATGTCGTTATAACCTAAAAGCCCCCATACAGACGGCTTTGGTTTTTGTATAGAAATATTTGATCCTGAAAAGAAACCCTTGATCCTTGCCTTTAACCAAAATATATAGGGCGTCTTTTATTTCTTTGGTGACTAGTTGGGGAAGGTACTTGCGGTTGTACATCCAGTTGAAAAGGATTCTATTTCTTGTTATATAATATTCATACAGCATTCCGTGGTTACTCATTGACTGATATACTGTGCATGACGTGTCAACCAATACTTTCCAGCCCATCTTTTTTGCTCTGTAGCACCACTCAGTCTCTTCAAAATACAAAAAGAATTTGTCGATGAAATTGCCCAGGGATCTCAGCACGCTGGCGTTCATTATTATAAACGACCCATTGACGTAGTCTACCTCGCTAAGAGCCGTGTCGGTTATGGAATGTTTGCTGATTCCAAAATTTAAATGTCGTGGTGCGAAGAACGACTTTGTGTCTAAAAAACCACCATCTGAGTATATGACGTCAACATTGTCCCTTAAGCACAGTCTCGGGCCAACAGCAGCAACACTATCATCCTTCTGAAGGTGACAGTTGAGTTTTTCAAAAGTGTTCCCGACAATTCTTACGTCGGGATTTAGCAAAGCGATAGCCGTAATGGCGTCATTCTTTAGCAAAATATTCATCCCAAAGTTATTGCCTCCTGCGTAGCCCAAGTTTTTTGGAGTAAAAAAAACCATTTCAGCTGGGATGGCTTTCATCAACTGCTCTTTCTCAGCACGATCACAGGAGTTGTCTACAATGATCACAGCTAGCGAAGAATCCTTTAATTTGACAATTGATCGAAAGAGCTCGATTGTATCGTGGCTCGAGAAAAAATTAAGTATAATAACTCCAATCAAAAGTAAGCGGGATGACGCTGCTGAGCTCAAAAAAGTCTTCGAACTACTCTGTACAAAAAACGGGTGACAAATGATTTATGAATAAAGCTATCGAGCAAACGAACCCTGTTTTTCGCTTCCTCCCAATGCTTTATCACCTCAATGAGGTCGTCGAACTCACTCCAGTATATGTCGAAGTTTTTCTTTAAGACTTGCTTTCTGGTCGCATTTAGCCGTGATACACTGGCCTTTAAATCAATATCTCTTGAGCTTTTGCTGATTCGATAAAAAAAACACGTCTCAGGAATGACGTAGACATTTGACGAAGAAGTCAAATATCTGATATTGAAGTCCCAGTCTTCATATCCATGTTTCAAAGATTCATCATATCCTGAAATTTCCTTTGCTCTGGTCGTTTTGAATATGCTTGAGCAGAAAATGGAATTCTCGAGTAACAGAGACCTATAGGTATAATCTTTCAGCTCCCATTCGCCTTGTCTCTCACCAAAAAATTCAGCCTTACAATAAACCATGTCGGTGTTTGGAAACTTAGCAAAACGATCTACCGCCAATTCAATGTAACGGTCGCTCACATAGTCGTCGCCGTCTAAAGGTAGGATATAGATCCCCTGACTTGATCGCAGACCCACATTTCTTGCGCTGGATGGCCCGCCGTTCTCTTTGTGTATATAACGAAATCGACGATCGTGATCGCAAAAACGTTGGACAGCCATCTTAGTATTGTCTTGACTACCATCATCCACTATGAGACACTCAATATTGGTATAAGACTGGTTTTTGACGCCTTCAAGTGTCTGGATAACATAATCCTCCTGATTGTAGCAGATTACAATTACCGAAACAAGAGGCTGCTGCTGAGTCTCATGCATCAGAGAATGTCGGTCATTTTAAGGATTCTGAAAGCGTTGAGCAAACGGAGAGTTTTGCTTTGATTCAGCCTGTCCCGCACAGCATTTAACTTTATCAAATCTTCCATTTCCTGTAGTAGGTTGTGGAAGTGG contains:
- a CDS encoding glycosyltransferase family 4 protein codes for the protein MRSRAPQYAIVGGFLAELKAIFLARINKVHVIHILYTEENYALLSSSRVRKLLLKRIKVIGTVHQPASWWKVKGHLKLLNTLDGIIVLTEHDRQYLESELTKPVVFIPHGVDVDFFCPDENAPKQQNQFQCLFVGNWLRNIDLLVDIIEIAHNSACTFKFNILYPKAKEGDDWRMYQMARFQNVEFLHALSDEELKIQYRKANVLLLPLIDCSANNAILEAMACGLPIVTSDLEPIKSYVTNEFAALLPNKSRNFLAQLEGLATGSMKLNGSAAAKFAATNFGWDNISRKVLHLYQSFDRA
- a CDS encoding glycosyltransferase family 2 protein produces the protein MHETQQQPLVSVIVICYNQEDYVIQTLEGVKNQSYTNIECLIVDDGSQDNTKMAVQRFCDHDRRFRYIHKENGGPSSARNVGLRSSQGIYILPLDGDDYVSDRYIELAVDRFAKFPNTDMVYCKAEFFGERQGEWELKDYTYRSLLLENSIFCSSIFKTTRAKEISGYDESLKHGYEDWDFNIRYLTSSSNVYVIPETCFFYRISKSSRDIDLKASVSRLNATRKQVLKKNFDIYWSEFDDLIEVIKHWEEAKNRVRLLDSFIHKSFVTRFLYRVVRRLF
- a CDS encoding glycosyltransferase family protein, translating into MIIVDNSCDRAEKEQLMKAIPAEMVFFTPKNLGYAGGNNFGMNILLKNDAITAIALLNPDVRIVGNTFEKLNCHLQKDDSVAAVGPRLCLRDNVDVIYSDGGFLDTKSFFAPRHLNFGISKHSITDTALSEVDYVNGSFIIMNASVLRSLGNFIDKFFLYFEETEWCYRAKKMGWKVLVDTSCTVYQSMSNHGMLYEYYITRNRILFNWMYNRKYLPQLVTKEIKDALYILVKGKDQGFLFRIKYFYTKTKAVCMGAFRL